A single window of Aspergillus puulaauensis MK2 DNA, chromosome 5, nearly complete sequence DNA harbors:
- a CDS encoding putative choline kinase (COG:I;~EggNog:ENOG410PJ5D;~InterPro:IPR011009,IPR007521;~PFAM:PF01633,PF04428,PF01636;~go_function: GO:0016773 - phosphotransferase activity, alcohol group as acceptor [Evidence IEA]), with amino-acid sequence MDSNKPLKGPHPGLEANLPSSAQRPRQDPPPTSDGNATRQRRVSASKPAVRQSLYHTPSAGSLNNQTSNDSVTREDFERWLKQGEEESRNNLFSQVYEWLSREKSKRKQSSKKPSGSVNGSAVAGDNEGDENNNNSNGDGVPLTRTVSQGSDTALALDGLEKILLHYASRYDSRPTSTCSSRRSTRRRPPLKGLRRGSASESDYELDQVTPAVDAVLDNSKTLSYTGGGAEGEEGDGDAASVRRAKDREAWVIFKSELLRLTHTLELKGWRKLPMESAAEIGVVRLSGALTNAVYKVAPPQNIPPPKAEDGSYTLVPRKPPPKLLLRIYGPQVDHLIDREKELQILRRLCRKNIGPKVLGTFNNGRFEEYLDARPLTPVELREPSTMKQIAKRMRELHEGIELQEEERENGPRVFHNWDKWVDRCEQVINWLDKEIESPQNETKAAFEPWRRRGYVCGVPWPKFRNAIDEYRKWLVTNSGGSQEIKRQLVFAHNDTQYGNLLRMEPSQQSPLLLPENEHKQLVVIDFEYASANTPGLEFANHFTEWCYNYHDAERSWACDNLNYPTPEQQHQFITAYLTHKPGLGSRSSPSITPLMRPASSCPLTMTPLDLNASPDLAPQRLVDSIERTHQDSLEAETQFLMRQTHLWRVLNSAQWVAWGIVQAKVPGMDDDDNNEDEDIPTPTSATAPAPPKPPVDSDVDESDEFDYLAYAQDRALFFWADLVALGIVQRDQLPQTLLEGIEGRMINY; translated from the exons ATGGATTCTAACAAGCCTCTAAAAGGACCCCACCCAGGTCTCGAGGCTAATCTGCCATCTTCCGCGCAACGACCCCGTCAAGACCCCCCGCCAACCTCCGATGGAAATGCCACCAGGCAACGTCGCGTTTCCGCCAGCAAGCCCGCAGTGCGCCAAAGTTTGTACCATACGCCTTCCGCCGGCTCTCTAAACAACCAGACATCCAACGATTCAGTGACCAGAGAAGATTTCGAGCGGTGGCTGaagcagggcgaggaggaatcGCGGAATAACCTCTTCAGCCAAGTGTACGAGTGGTTGTCGCGCGAAAAGTCGAAACGCAAACAGTCCTCGAAGAAGCCTAGCGGCTCGGTAAACGGCTCTGCGGTTGCCGGTGATAACGAGGGAGAcgaaaataataataatagtaatgGTGACGGTGTTCCGTTGACCAGAACCGTCTCGCAGGGCTCCGACACCGCCCTTGCgctggatggactggaaAAGATCCTCCTACATTATGCTTCTCGCTACGATAGCCGGCCGACATCTACTTGCTCCTCTCGCCGATCTACGCGCCGGCGTCCTCCGCTGAAGGGACTGCGGAGGGGCTCCGCTTCAGAGTCGGATTATGAACTCGACCAAGTTACTCCTGCTGTAGATGCAGTTTTGGACAACTCTAAGACTCTGTCTTATACCGGTGGAGGcgcggagggtgaggagggagatggagatgctGCAAGTGTCAGGCGAGCCAAAGACCGAGAAGCTTGGGTTATCTTCAAGAGCGAACTTCTCCGCTTGACACACACGCTGGAGTTGAAGGGCTGGCGGAAGCTCCCAATGGAATCGGCCGCTGAGATCGGTGTCGTTCGACTTAGCGGTGCTTTGACCAATGCTGTTTACAAAGTTGCTCCTCCGCAAAACATTCCCCCGCCTAAAGCGGAGGACGGATCATACACCTTGGTTCCTAGAAAACCTCCTCC GAAACTCTTGCTGCGTATTTATGGTCCACAGGTGGACCATCTCATTGATCGAGAGAAGGAGCTCCAGATTCTACGACGGTTGTGTCGGAAGAATATTGGACCTAAAGTGCTAGGGACATTCAACAACGGCCGATTTGAGGAATATTTGGATGCCCGTCCGCTCACGCCAGTGGAGCTCCGTGAGCCGTCAACAATGAAGCAGATCGCGAAGCGCATGCGCGAACTCCACGAAGGCATTGAACtgcaggaagaggagagagaaaacgGTCCGAGGGTCTTCCACAACTGGGACAAGTGGGTTGATCGCTGTGAGCAGGTGATTAACTGGCTGGACAAAGAGATCGAGTCTCCGCAGAATGAGACCAAAGCGGCGTTCGAACCCTGGCGTCGGCGCGGTTATGTCTGTGGTGTTCCGTGGCCCAAGTTCCGGAATGCTATTGACGAATACCGTAAATGGCTGGTTACCAACAGTGGTGGCTCACAGGAGATTAAACGGCAGCTTGTGTTTGCCCATAACGAC ACGCAATACGGTAACCTGCTGCGTATGGAGCCTAGTCAGCAGTCTCCGCTTCTCCTCCCGGAAAACGAGCATAAACAACTGGTCGTCATCGACTTCGAGTATGCCTCAGCGAACACACCTGGACTTGAGTTCGCCAACCACTTC ACCGAATGGTGCTACAACTACCACGACGCCGAAAGGTCCTGGGCCTGCGATAACCTGAACTACCCTACCCCcgaacaacaacaccaattCATCACCGCATACCTCACCCACAAACCCGGGCTAGGCAGCCGTTCCTCCCCCTCAATCACCCCTCTCATGCGCCCAGCCTCCTCATGCCCTCTCACAATGACACCCCTCGACCTCAACGCAAGCCCCGACCTCGCCCCCCAGCGCCTGGTGGACAGCATCGAACGCACACACCAGGACTCCCTCGAGGCCGAAACCCAGTTCCTCATGCGCCAGACGCACCTCTGGCGTGTCCTCAACTCCGCGCAGTGGGTGGCTTGGGGTATCGTCCAGGCCAAGGTACCTGGgatggacgacgacgacaacaacgaggacgaagatatcCCAACCCCTACGTCCGCGACGGCGCCCGCGCCCCCCAAACCCCCGGTCGACAGCGACGTGGACGAGTCCGACGAATTCGATTACCTTGCCTACGCACAGGACCGGGCTCTATTCTTCTGGGCGGACCTGGTGGCCTTGGGAATCGTCCAGAGGGACCAGCTCCCGCAGACGTTGCTGGAGGGGATCGAAGGAAGGATGATTAACTATTAA
- a CDS encoding putative C6 transcription factor RosA-like (COG:S;~EggNog:ENOG410PIBV;~InterPro:IPR036864,IPR021858,IPR001138;~PFAM:PF00172;~go_function: GO:0000981 - DNA-binding transcription factor activity, RNA polymerase II-specific [Evidence IEA];~go_function: GO:0008270 - zinc ion binding [Evidence IEA];~go_process: GO:0006355 - regulation of transcription, DNA-templated [Evidence IEA]), whose product MAGPGGGPPRKSHTKSRYGCKTCKRRHIRCDETFPQCRNCTKHNCRCDYMDVATVHDESTSVRKVPDLLMSAEIEVEIKNWHLTGLPPFPELMHFPRNCWSKLSRTDLRLIHHIIGLSIDLHRRGLSSCTIWAQKMPLFLSIAISNDFVMNSILTLSAGHLAWITRNQETKQLAFHHRGTAIQGLQNAIGTFSRDNSDGILAASILLSWQDSEWPSWASLQQGVTTVLDSMPQMWKQESELAMFLENQRYLAGNGFQFQDEDLASLEHTIITLQTVQKRVAHNHEHYRRLGELLDFVRQFQRDVPLNPEQAFERIQPLRQWLFWLPPAMLRGGDGDIGALAILAQFFGVSVALDSLFPDLGGAYLGPMSVGPIEEIYRTIYARNATAPYNPDVHLAMSIMDLPRHLAARYRARLQWSPRASVEYYSPPPTSPFQPMQDFRLAGSSSPSSVSASYTPYTPPLQSPPAVTIASSPFEVSTSYVTAPGSASLYPSPQLLSDTREAPSDSAYPPAYIEDMVCAPASRVDGGLGLTSLELYEDHHSVGDYGTPESVWPGSVCA is encoded by the exons ATGGCTGGTCCTGGCGGTGGTCCCCCTCGCAAGAGCCACACCAAGTCCCGCTACGGTTGCAAGACCTGCAAGCGGCGCCATATTCGTTGCGACGAGACCTTCCCTCAATG TCGCAACTGTACCAAACACAACTGCCGTTGTGACTACATGGATGTCGCTACCGTGCATGACGAGTCGACCTCTGTCCGGAAAGTCCCCGACCTTCTCATGTCCGCAGAGATCGAGGTGGAGATCAAGAACTGGCATCTCACCGGGTTACCACCGTTTCCTGAACTCATGCACTTCCCGCGCAACTGCTGGAGCAAACTATCACGAACCGACCTCCGTCTCATCCACCACATAATCGGACTTTCCATCGATCTTCACCGTCGAGGGCTCAGTAGTTGCACTATCTGGGCCCAGAAGATGCCACT CTTCCTGTCGATTGCCATCTCCAACGACTTTGTGATGAACTCGATCTTAACGCTCTCTGCAGGGCATCTTGCCTGGATTACCCGGAACCAGGAAACCAAACAGCTTGCATTCCATCACCGAGGCACCGCTATCCAAGGACTTCAAAACGCAATTGGCACCTTCTCAAGGGATAACTCCGATGGCATCCTTGCTGCCTCAATCTTGCTGTCGTGGCAAGACAGTGAGTGGCCCAGCTGGGCCTCGTTGCAGCAAGGGGTAACAACCGTCCTCGACTCGATGCCTCAAATGTGGAAACAGGAATCCGAGCTTGCTATGTTCCTGGAGAACCAACGATACCTAGCAGGCAACGGCTTCCAATTCCAGGACGAGGATCTCGCTAGTCTCGAACACACCATTATCACGCTTCAAACCGTCCAGAAGCGGGTTGCGCACAACCACGAGCACTACCGTCGACTAGGAGAATTACTCGACTTTGTGCGCCAGTTCCAGCGTGATGTCCCCTTAAATCCCGAGCAGGCCTTCGAACGCATCCAGCCCTTGCGACAATGGCTGTTTTGGCTTCCACCGGCAATGCTGCGaggcggcgatggagacATCGGCGCTTTGGCTATCCTGGCCCAGTTCTTTGGCGTCAGTGTGGCTCTTGATAGCCTGTTCCCCGACCTAGGAGGCGCCTATTTGGGACCGATGTCCGTGGGACCCATTGAGGAAATCTACCGCACCATCTATGCCCGAAATGCGACGGCTCCATACAATCCTGATGTGCACCTCGCCATGTCCATCATGGATCTCCCTCGACATCTTGCCGCCAGATACCGAGCTCGTCTACAGTGGTCCCCACGGGCCTCTGTTGAGTACTACTCCCCGCCGCCGACAAGTCCGTTTCAACCCATGCAAGACTTCCGTCTAGCAGGATcgtcctctccttcttccgTCTCCGCTTCTTACACACCATATACCCCACCACTCCAGTCTCCCCCGGCGGTGACGATTGCGAGCTCGCCATTTGAAGTTTCCACGTCGTATGTGACGGCGCCAGGCTCCGCGAGCCTCTACCCCTCTCCTCAACTACTCTCGGATACCCGCGAGGCTCCCTCCGATTCAGCCTATCCACCAGCATACATAGAAGATATGGTGTGCGCACCCGCCTCTCGGGTGGATGGAGGCCTAGGATTGACTTCTTTGGAACTCTACGAAGATCATCATTCTGTTGGCGATTACGGCACTCCCGAGTCTGTCTGGCCCGGAAGTGTTTGCGCGTga
- a CDS encoding putative 26S proteasome-associated ubiquitin C-terminal hydrolase (COG:O;~EggNog:ENOG410PIV9;~InterPro:IPR038765,IPR036959,IPR041507,IPR001578, IPR017390;~MEROPS:MER0013494;~PFAM:PF01088,PF18031;~go_function: GO:0004843 - thiol-dependent ubiquitin-specific protease activity [Evidence IEA];~go_process: GO:0006511 - ubiquitin-dependent protein catabolic process [Evidence IEA];~go_process: GO:0016579 - protein deubiquitination [Evidence IEA]) has translation MADAAGWSTIESDEGVFTSLVENLGVKGVQFEELISLDPDTIRSLGTVYGVIFLFKYLRAPAASNTQTQDGTPATNLPENFFFANQTIQNACGTQAILSVLLNHDTPTPENHQTPIFLGPELSSFKDFTTGFPSDLRGEALSNSETIRTAHNAFAKASPFVDETSRPQNEDEEGDVYHFIAYTPVDGELYELDGLQPAPISHGPCDTDTFPEKVIEVLQRRIARYPETETRFNLMAVVKDLRIRAGELGDFEALRTEERKRAGWAWENSLRRSNFVGFIGEVLKGVVGGKEAEGEGAIDAWVKRAEGETEKRLRR, from the exons ATGGCCGACGCAGCAGGTTGGAGCACAATCGAATCAGACGAG GGTGTTTTCACCTCTCTTGTCGAGAATCTCGGCGTCAAGGGCGTCCAGTTTGAAGAGCTGATCTCTCTCGATCCCGACACGATACGCTCACTAGG AACAGTCTACGGCgttatcttcctcttcaaatACCTCCGCGCCCCCGCAGCCAGCAACACCCAGACACAAGACGGCACCCCCGCAACCAACCTCCCCgagaacttcttcttcgcaaaccAAACAATCCAAAATGCCTGCGGCACCCAAGCCAtcctctccgtcctcctAAACCACGACACACCCACCCCCGAAAACCACCAAACCCCAATCTTTCTCGGCCCCGagctctcctccttcaaggACTTCACAACAGGCTTCCCCTCCGACCTCCGCGGCGAAGCCCTCTCAAACTCCGAAACAATCCGCACCGCCCACAATGCATTCGCCAAGGCCAGTCCCTTCGTCGACGAGACAAGCCGGCCCCagaacgaagacgaggaaggagacgTCTACCACTTCATCGCATACACGCCCGTGGACGGGGAGCTGTACGAGCTTGACGGGCTGCAGCCGGCGCCGATCTCGCATGGGCCTTGTGATACGGACACATTTCCCGAGAAGGTGATTGAGGTGCTGCAGCGACGGATTGCGCGGTACCCCGAGACCGAGACGCGGTTTAACCTTATGGCTGTTGTGAAGGATTTGAGGATCCGGGCCGGCGAGCTTGGTGATTTTGAGGCGCTGCGCAcggaggagaggaagcgCGCCGGATGGGCTTGGGAGAATTCGCTGCGCAGGAGCAATTTTGTAGGTTTTATTGGGGAGGTTCTGAAGGGCGTTGTTGGCgggaaggaggcggagggggagggggctATTGATGCGTGGGTCAAGAGGGCTGAGGGGGAGACAGAGAAGAGGTTGAGGCGTTAG
- a CDS encoding putative importin beta-2 subunit (COG:U,Y;~EggNog:ENOG410PJ5B;~InterPro:IPR016024,IPR011989,IPR040122,IPR001494;~PFAM:PF13513,PF02985;~go_function: GO:0008536 - Ran GTPase binding [Evidence IEA];~go_process: GO:0006606 - protein import into nucleus [Evidence IEA];~go_process: GO:0006886 - intracellular protein transport [Evidence IEA]), whose amino-acid sequence MEWQPQEEPLGQLAYCLRDSLNSYNSAAQKQAEQMLEQATSSPDYVNYITYLFCTPQKPAVLNLQAAEYDMVRFAAAMNLKMKIHIAYNTIPQDSLAYIRSATLIGLRDNNAQVRNSAGIVITELISKAGLLAWPEVLHELLNLVENPSGDAATTTREAAMSALFKVCEDNRRILERDYNGQCPLDVIIPKLLSFSSIESSRIRESALKAVLIFLPHRPKALLAQMDVFLSQLFQLSNDSSLEVQRTVCQAFAQLVDFAPEKLIPHMEGLVNYIIIQQQSQVDPELNLDAAEFWLVAGEQDALQQPLAPHMPKIVPVLLQSMVYDEEEAIRLAGEGDDADVEDREEDLKPQFAKSKAGRLDTTKNAGQQNGDAQAAPQAEDDDLSEGEIEDSEFGDDPEDEWTLRKCSAAALDVFSNVYHEPIFEVILPYLKETLRHEQWVQREAAVLTLGAVADGCMDAVTPHLPELVPYLISLLNDSQPVVRQITCWCLGRYSEWASHVGEPSERARFFEPMMEGILHRMLDGNKKVQEAAASAFASLEEKSDANLIPYCEPILRQFVLCFGKYKDRNMYILYDCVQTLAECVMGELAKPQLVDILMPALIDRYNKVSDQSRELFPLLECLGYVAAAYGDAFAPFAPPLFQRCIKIIYENLQEYMNSVNNHTIDEPDKDFLVTSLDLLSAIIQAIDPNKSGELVANSQPRFFDLLCFCMQDPNYEVRQSSYALLGDCAINIFPQLDQFTNEIVPILIKQLDLDLIRDDDRHTGFSVLNNACWSCGEIAVNEKAGLAPYAEKLYHGLLSIINNEEIIDSVNENAAMALGRLGICCSDQLAPRLAEYAGTFLKSMNKIDFTREKASAFLGFNQVVMKNPAAMESSLGGYFQAIAAFPGKSLHQDEFQDIQSSFQQVLQGYKNMIPDFDSFMTQLPPPVAQKLRSVYQI is encoded by the exons ATGGAGTGGCAGCCTCAGGAGGAGCCACTGGGGCAGCTGGCCTACTGCCTCAGGGATTCATTGAATTCTTACAACAGTGCCGCCCAGAAGCAGGCCGAACAG ATGCTAGAACAAGCGACCTCATCGCCAGACTATGTCAACTATATCACCTACCTCTTCTGCACGCCGCAGAAACCGGCCGTCTTGAATTTGCAGGCGGCCGAGTACGACATGGTCCGTTTCGCCGCGGCGATGAACCTCAAGATGAAGATCCACATCGCATACAATACAATTCCCCAGGATTCCCTCGCCTATATCCGCTCAGCCACCCTCATCGGCCTCCGGGATAATAACGCCCAGGTGCGGAACTCCGCCGGTATCGTGATAACGGAGTTGATCTCAAAGGCGGGGCTATTGGCGTGGCCCGAGGTGCTCCATGAGCTGCTGAACCTGGTTGAAAACCCGTCCGGGGATGCAGCTACAACAACTCGGGAAGCTGCAATGTCGGCCTTGTTCAAGGTCTGTGAGGATAACCGCCGGATCCTCGAGCGGGACTACAACGGGCAGTGCCCCCTGGACGTGATCATCCCGAAGCTACTTTCGTTCAGCTCCATCGAGAGCTCCCGAATTCGGGAATCGGCGCTGAAGGCTGTCcttatcttcctccctcACCGACCCAAGGCTCTTCTCGCGCAGATGGATGTGTTTCTGTCGCAGCTGTTCCAGCTGTCTAACGACTCTTCGCTGGAAGTCCAGCGTACGGTGTGCCAGGCTTTTGCACAGCTTGTGGACTTCGCCCCGGAGAAGCTCATTCCTCATATGGAAGGGCTGGTCAACTATATTATCATTCAACAGCAGAGTCAGGTCGACCCGGAACTGAACCTCGATGCTGCGGAGTTCTGGCTGGTTGCGGGTGAGCAGGATGCCCTACAGCAGCCTTTGGCTCCGCATATGCCAAAGATTGTGCCAGTGCTACTGCAGAGTATGGTAtatgatgaggaggaagctaTCCGGCTAGcgggcgagggcgatgacGCTGACGTGGAAGaccgcgaagaagatctaAAACCACAGTTTGCTAAGTCCAAGGCTGGTCGCTTAGATACTACCAAGAACGCCGGACAGCAGAACGGTGATGCGCAGGCAGCACCACAggcagaggatgatgaccTCAGTGAAGGTGAGATTGAGGACTCCGAGTTCGGGGACGATCCCGAGGATGAGTGGACGCTACGCAAGtgctctgctgctgcgttgGATGTCTTCTCGAATGTCTACCATGAGCCAATCTTCGAAGTCATCCTACCTTATCTGAAGGAGACCCTTCGTCACGAACAATGGGTGCAGCGGGAGGCCGCTGTTCTGACTCTCGGTGCGGTAGCGGATGGCTGTATGGACGCAGTTACTCCCCACCTTCCTGAACTTGTTCCATACCTGATTTCCCTGCTCAATGACTCGCAACCGGTGGTTCGACAGATCACCTGCTGGTGTCTTGGCCGCTATTCCGAGTGGGCTTCTCACGTTGGCGAGCCGTCCGAGCGAGCTCGCTTCTTCGAGCCCATGATGGAAGGTATCCTCCACCGGATGCTTGATGGAAACAAGAAGGTCCAAGAGGCCGCCGCGTCTGCTTTTGCTAGCTTGGAAGAGAAGTCAGATGCCAACTTGATCCCATACTGTGAACCCATTCTCCGCCAGTTCGTGCTGTGCTTTGGCAAGTACAAGGACCGCAACATGTACATTCTCTACGACTGTGTGCAGACCCTGGCCGAGTGCGTCATGGGCGAACTGGCGAAGCCTCAActcgtcgatatcctcatgCCCGCCCTCATCGACCGCTACAACAAGGTGTCTGACCAGTCCCGAGAACTTTTCCCGCTGCTAGAGTGTCTTGGATATGTGGCGGCCGCATACGGCGACGCATTTGCCCCGTTCGCACCGCCACTCTTCCAGCGATGCATTAAGATTATTTACGAGAATCTGCAGGAGTACATGAACTCCGTGAACAACCATACCATCGACGAACCGGACAAAGATTTCTTGGTTACCAGCTTGGACCTGCTGAGCGCGATCATCCAGGCGATCGATCCAAACAAGAGCGGAGAGCTGGTCGCCAACTCGCAACCGCGGTTTTTCGAtctgctctgcttctgtATGCAAGATCCGAACTACGAGGTGCGACAATCGTCCTACGCTCTGCTCGGTGACTGTGCTATCAACATCTTCCCTCAGCTAGATCAATTCACCAATGAGATCGtgcccatcctcatcaaacagctAGACCTCGACCTGATCCGCGATGACGACCGGCACACCGGCTTTAGCGTATTAAACAACGCTTGCTGGTCCTGTGGAGAGATCGCCGTGAACGAAAAGGCCGGGCTCGCCCCGTACGCAGAGAAGCTATACCACGGCCTCCTATCCATCATCAATAACGAGGAGATCATCGACTCGGTCAACGAAAACGCCGCCATGGCGCTGGGCCGTCTAGGAATCTGCTGCTCAGACCAGCTTGCGCCGCGATTGGCAGAGTACGCCGGCACGTTCCTGAAGTCCATGAACAAAATCGATTTCACGCGGGAAAAGGCGTCCGCTTTTCTGGGATTCAACCAGGTCGTTATGAAGAATCCAGCAGCTATGGAGTCATCTCTTGGTGGATACTTCCAGGCCATTGCTGCTTTCCCGGGCAAGTCACTTCACCAGGATGAATTCCAGGATATCCAAAGTTCATTTCAACAG GTCCTGCAAGGTTACAAAAATATGATACCCGATTTCGATTCGTTCATGACCCAGCTTCCGCCGCCTGTCGCGCAGAAGCTCCGCTCTGTATATCAGATTTAG